One Patescibacteria group bacterium genomic window, AATTTTGACTGACAGAGATTTCGAGATTGATTTTTCCGGTGGTGACCCCTTGTATTACGATGAAGATTTCCAAGTAGTAGAACAAGCTACTCGTTGGTTGCCGTCTAGAAAAATTGGTGTTAGTATGACAGGTAGTAAAATTACTGATGCTAAACTTGAGGTTCTAAAGAAAGTTAGCTTAGTAGAGTTTACGTTGGATAACCTACCGGATGTAGAAAATCCTTTGCGTCCCCGTGGATACAATCTTGCGTCAATGATTGCAATGAAAAAGTGTGTTGCTGTAGGAATAAAAACAAAAGCAGTTACCGTTCTTTATCATACTACAATGACCGAGAAAAACCTTGAAAGTGTATACCGCTGGCTGTGCGAAAACGGTATTTCGGAATGGGAATTGTTAAGATTTTATCCTGTGGGAAGAGCCACTAAACTTGCAGAACTTACTCCCTCTAATCCAGAATATCTAAAGACAATGAAGTTTTTGCGAGGATTACACGGCTTTACAAAAATTTTCTTTCAGCATTCACTTAGAATACTGGAAGGAACTATAAAGTGTCCCGCAGTAGTAGATTCAATTGGTATTCTGCCTGATGGTACAGTAACAGCTTGTGCTTGGGCTATTGATGGCAATTGTCGTCCTTTCCAAGGATTTTGCCTTGGTAAACTGCCGGAAGATAATTTAGATGAAATTCTGGAAAGAGCAGTAAAAATTCCAGACTATTCTGAAAGAACAAAATTTTGCCGGACGATTGCTCACATTCAGAAAAACAACAAAAGGGAGGTAAAGTAATATGAAAACTAACACCATACAATGCAAAACCCTTCTGACTAAGAGTAGATTGCCGGAAGTAGATTACTGTATTAATCCTTATGTTGGTTGTCTGCATGGTTGTGTCTATTGTTATGCCCGTTTCATGAGAAGGTTTACTGGTCATGACGAACCATGGGGACATTTTCTTGATGTTAAAATAAATGCTCCTGAAGTTTTAGCAAGAGAGTTAGCCAGAAAACCAAAAAAAGGCATGGTGCTTTTGGGAAGTGTCACTGACGCCTATCAACCAGTTGAGCAAACGTATCGTGTTACTAGAGCAATTCTGGAAATTTTACTTCAACACGATTTTCCGGTTTCTGTTTTAACGAAGTCCAGTCTTGTAGTACGAGATTTAGACTTGTTCAAACAGTTCAGTCAATGTGAAGTAGGTTTAACGATCACAACAACAGACCAAGGAATCGCTCGTAACTTCGAGCCTCGTTCTTCTGCGCCTCAACAAAGGATAGAGGCACTAGATACTCTTCACCGAAGCGGTATTACTACCTATGCCTTTATTGGACCAATTCTGCCCAAGTTGACTAACCTTGAAGCCATTTTTACAGCTATTCAAGGCAAAGTTGGTTTCGTAATGGCAGAAAGTTTGAATATGAAGTGTGGAAATTGGGAGAATATCCAAAATCTTCTAGAAAGCAAATACCCCCATTTGTTATCTCTTTATCAATCTAGATTTTCCCGGACATATTGGGAGCAGATTGAAAGAGAGTTAAGAACACTGAGCGAAAAATTCAAGATACCGCTAAAGGGATTCTACCAACATTGAGATATAAGGAGGAAAGAGTACATTTATGCCGCTGACTTTTTAGAGAGTTAGCGGCTTTTTTCTTTACAATATTGCTAATATTTTGTATTCTTAAAATAGAATTAACCATATTATTATGGATATAAAACAATTAAGTAAATTTTTAGTGAAAGCGAAAATTAGCACTTATGCTTCAAGCGGCGAAGGTGGAGAAAAACTTCTTCCAGATGGAAGTAAAGAATTTGAGTTTAGAGAAGAAGAACTCAAATACCGAGATAGATATTTCGGTTTTAATCCCTTTGTGGGCCAGGAAGTTATTTTTCAAAACGGAAAAATTGTTTGGGGAATGAATTATTACGGTAAAGTAGTTTCTAAAATTATTCCTCCAAAGCAAGCTTATCGATTTCTTCAAGAGGCTTTAAAAAAATTCCCGAGGATAAACCATTTAGATGTCCTCGGAGATTCAAAAAAGATAATTTTCAATATTTTAACAAAGTGAAGGGAGTTATAGGAAAATTTGAGGGAGAAGAAAAAATTTTTTACAAAGGAAAACTGGTATATGGACTAATTTATCACGGTGGAATTGTAATGAAAAAGTAATCTTTTTTTCGTGATTTTAAATTTTAAAAGCGAGTGGGCAAAAAATGGAGGGGTTTTAGGGGAGGAAATTTTTTGCCCGCGAGCCGAAGGGTTTTCCTGCCCGCCGCCGAAAGCGGCGGGCAATTAAAAGTCAGTGTCGGGATTTTCTTGAAAATAGGTTCGGATTTTGATTAAAACAGACCGCAGAATTGTACACGACGAGTTTTCCGCCTCGCCCTCGCTTTCAACGCCGACGGAATTTGTGCCAGCGTTAGCTGGCGCGCCGCGTTAAATTGTAATATAAAATCATGAAGAAGGACCCTCTTCATCTGGCGCTTCTAATACTAACTTTTCAGCTTCTGCGACTGGTAGATTTTGCACTTTGTTCAATTTTCTTTCAATGGTTCTGGTTTTAGTAACTGCCCCTTCGATAGTATTGCTTGCTTCTTGTATTTTCTTGTGAGTTTTTTCCAACAAATCACCAAATTTCCCAAATTCAGTTTTTACAGCAC contains:
- a CDS encoding radical SAM protein, which produces MDVIWNLTKACPWDCAICCVSGSHVCNTTEYFVYSEAKQKGEELTLAEKLAVLKILTDRDFEIDFSGGDPLYYDEDFQVVEQATRWLPSRKIGVSMTGSKITDAKLEVLKKVSLVEFTLDNLPDVENPLRPRGYNLASMIAMKKCVAVGIKTKAVTVLYHTTMTEKNLESVYRWLCENGISEWELLRFYPVGRATKLAELTPSNPEYLKTMKFLRGLHGFTKIFFQHSLRILEGTIKCPAVVDSIGILPDGTVTACAWAIDGNCRPFQGFCLGKLPEDNLDEILERAVKIPDYSERTKFCRTIAHIQKNNKREVK
- a CDS encoding radical SAM protein, translated to MKTNTIQCKTLLTKSRLPEVDYCINPYVGCLHGCVYCYARFMRRFTGHDEPWGHFLDVKINAPEVLARELARKPKKGMVLLGSVTDAYQPVEQTYRVTRAILEILLQHDFPVSVLTKSSLVVRDLDLFKQFSQCEVGLTITTTDQGIARNFEPRSSAPQQRIEALDTLHRSGITTYAFIGPILPKLTNLEAIFTAIQGKVGFVMAESLNMKCGNWENIQNLLESKYPHLLSLYQSRFSRTYWEQIERELRTLSEKFKIPLKGFYQH